A genomic region of Ammospiza nelsoni isolate bAmmNel1 chromosome 3, bAmmNel1.pri, whole genome shotgun sequence contains the following coding sequences:
- the ENPP4 gene encoding bis(5'-adenosyl)-triphosphatase ENPP4 yields MGSVLMLFFAGILLCCAYSAADSVPKLLLVSFDGFRADYLETYKLPHLQEFIEDGVLVREVKNTFITKTFPNHYTIVTGLYEESHGIVANDMYDADAKKNFSQFNDSDPFWWNDAVPIWVTNQQQGKGASAAAMWPGSDVKINNTTPHFFMKYNFSVKFEERVERIVEWLNSSDPVVNFAVLYWEEPDASGHKYGPSDTQNMQRVLEEVDNHIGFLMDKLKASGLWDTVNVIITSDHGMASCSAEKLIVLDKCLGRNNYTLIDRTPVAAVLPRQNKEDVYNLLKNCNSHMRVYLKEEIPERFHYCHHKRIQPIILVADEGWTIVQNESLSKLGDHGYDNALPSMHPFLAARGPAFRRGSSHGSLANVDIYPMMCHVLGLAPRPHNGTFANSKCLLADQWCISVPEAIGIVIGVFMVLSTFTCIIIISKNRVAPSRPFARLQLQSDDDDPLIG; encoded by the exons ATGGGCTCGGTGTTGATGTTGTTTTTTGCTGGAATCCTCCTCTGTTGTGCTTACTCAGCTGCTGACTCGGTACCCAAGCTGCTCCTCGTGTCCTTTGATGGCTTCAGGGCTGACTACTTGGAAACCTACAAACTTCCTCATCTCCAGGAATTCATTGAGGATGGTGTGCTTGTAAGAGAAGTCAAGAATACTTTCATCACCAAGACCTTCCCAAACCATTACACCATAGTGACAGGTTTATATGAGGAGAGCCATGGCATTGTGGCTAATGACATGTACGATGCAGATGCCAAGAAAAATTTTTCACAGTTCAACGATTCAGATCCCTTCTGGTGGAATGATGCAGTTCCAATTTGGGTAACAAACCAACAACAGGGAAAGGGAGCAAGTGCTGCTGCAATGTGGCCTGGTAGTGATGTAAAAATCAACAACACAACCCCTCATTTCTTTATGAAGTACAACTTCTCAGTGAAATTTGAGGAGAGAGTGGAGAGAATTGTGGAGTGGCTGAACAGCTCTGACCCAGTGGTCAATTTTGCTGTGCTCTACTGGGAAGAACCGGATGCAAGTGGGCACAAGTATGGCCCAAGTGACACCCAGAACATGCAGAGAGTATTGGAAGAAGTGGATAATCACATTGGTTTCCTTATGGACAAGCTGAAGGCATCAGGCCTGTGGGACACTGTAAATGTCATCATAACAAGTGACCATGGAATggcctcctgctctgcagagaagctGATTGTCCTGGACAAATGCCTCGGGCGCAATAACTACACCCTGATAGACAGGACTCCtgttgctgcagtgctgccaaggcaga ACAAAGAAGATGTGTATAACTTACTCAAAAATTGCAACAGTCATATGAGGGTTTACCTGAAAGAAGAAATTCCAGAGAGATTCCATTATTGCCATCACAAGAGAATCCAGCCCATAATCCTGGTTGCAGATGAAGGCTGGACAATCGTACAGAACGAGTCCCTTTCCAAGT TGGGTGACCACGGCTACGACAACGCCCTGCCCAGCATGCACCCGTTCCTGGCGGCGCGCGGCCCGGCCTTCCGGCGCGGCTCCAGCCACGGCAGCCTGGCCAACGTGGACATCTACCCCATGATGTGCCacgtgctggggctggccccgCGGCCCCACAACGGCACCTTTGCCAACAGCAAGTGCCTGCTGGCCGACCAGTGGTGCATCAGCGTGCCTGAGGCCATTGGGATCGTCATCGGGGTGTTCATGGTGCTGAGCACCTTCacctgcatcatcatcatctccaAGAACAGAGTGGCTCCCTCGCGGCCCTTCGCCcggctccagctgcagagcgATGACGATGATCCTTTGATTGGATAG